GCCACCTGCTGACCCAAATCTGCGCCAGGTTCCAGCCGGGGGTCCGTGCCTGGTCGCTCACGCAGTGGCACCTGTCGCGGCTCTACGTGGAGGACCGCTACAAGCTGCTGTACTGCGAGGTGCCCAAAGCCGGCTGCTCCAACTGGAAGCgggtgctgatggtgctgagcGGCAGCGCCGTCTCCACCCGGGACATTCCTCACGACACGGCCCATTATGCCAACAGCCTCCGGCAGCTGAAGAGCTACAGCCGCACGGGCGTCGCCCAGCGACTCCGCTCCTACACCAAAGTCCTCTTCGTCAGAGAACCCTTCGAGCGTCTGGTGTCTGCCTTCAGGGACAAGTTTGAGAGCCCAAACGCGTATTACCACTCTGTGTTTGGGCGGCCCATCATCACCAAGTACCGTCCCAACGCCTCGCTCGCGGCCCGGCGCGCGGGCGCGGGCGTCACCTTCAGGGAGTTCGTGCGGTACCTGCTGGACGTGCAGCGGCCGGTGAAGATGGACATCCACTGGGAGCCTGTCAGCCAGCTGTGCAGCCCCTGCGTCTTTGGCTACAACTTCGTGGGCAGGTTTGAgagtctgcaggaggaggccaGCTTCCTGCTGCGCAGCATCGGGGCCCCCAGGAACCTCACCTTCCCCAACTTTAAGGACAGAAACCCAGGCGCAGAGAGGACGTCTCCCTCCATCACGCAGAGGTACTTTGCACAGCTGAGTGCTGCGGAGAGACAGAGGGTCTTTGACTTTTACTACATGGACTATCTGATGTTCAACTACTCCAAACCGTTTGATGACCTTCACTGAGTCCCTCCGGACCAGGGACTCGGGCACCATCCACAAGTGCGACTGGTTTCCAGCCCCTCAGCTTATTCTgaatgttttaatgtgtgttttggttCCTCTAAAGGCAGCTGTTAAAATAACTTGCGCACGTGCTGGTGTATTTTTGTGCAATTGTCGATAACATTGAAAAGATTTGTGAGTGTTTGGTGTTGGAACAAAGCGAGGGAGACAGTTTTGGTGGCGAGATGATGGATTCTGGCAGCAGAACAAAGAGATCTTTGTGTCTGAAATCGTCCGTCACCTCTTTGTGGACACTCGGGCGGTCTGAGGCTCCGCGCCTGGGGGGGCGGTCCTGCACATCCTGCCCCCCTCCACCGCCACGCCACCTCTCCTCTTCAGCTCTGTGTCTTGGAAAGCCTCCCTGAGGCATCAGCCTCCGTCTGTGCGACACGCtgtttgatgctgctg
The nucleotide sequence above comes from Takifugu rubripes chromosome 9, fTakRub1.2, whole genome shotgun sequence. Encoded proteins:
- the LOC101061394 gene encoding carbohydrate sulfotransferase 8-like isoform X2; the protein is MLLCAGPAEGASNPRPHGGTVTPAGLWGPSEPNPSPRHMFLILGSQVTSQREKLKCLRLLLPQGAPWWRVWVKPAGLCLHCGASVVMKRSGSLLRSVWFLVVLGAASVLLLFHLQGVSDPVQHQRPGVHALRALKPPVEQKRGVLVPGENAELTAAANVSSASPVQTFEASSRKAGRLERLAKMQESRRHLLTQICARFQPGVRAWSLTQWHLSRLYVEDRYKLLYCEVPKAGCSNWKRVLMVLSGSAVSTRDIPHDTAHYANSLRQLKSYSRTGVAQRLRSYTKVLFVREPFERLVSAFRDKFESPNAYYHSVFGRPIITKYRPNASLAARRAGAGVTFREFVRYLLDVQRPVKMDIHWEPVSQLCSPCVFGYNFVGRFESLQEEASFLLRSIGAPRNLTFPNFKDRNPGAERTSPSITQRYFAQLSAAERQRVFDFYYMDYLMFNYSKPFDDLH
- the LOC101061394 gene encoding carbohydrate sulfotransferase 8-like isoform X1, which codes for MLLCAGPAEGASNPRPHGGTVTPAGLWGPSEPNPSPRHMFLILGSQVTSQREKLKCLRLLLPQGAPWWRVWVKPAGLCLHCGASVVMKRSGSLLRSVWFLVVLGAASVLLLFHLQGVSDPVQHQRPGVHALRALKPPVEQKQKRGVLVPGENAELTAAANVSSASPVQTFEASSRKAGRLERLAKMQESRRHLLTQICARFQPGVRAWSLTQWHLSRLYVEDRYKLLYCEVPKAGCSNWKRVLMVLSGSAVSTRDIPHDTAHYANSLRQLKSYSRTGVAQRLRSYTKVLFVREPFERLVSAFRDKFESPNAYYHSVFGRPIITKYRPNASLAARRAGAGVTFREFVRYLLDVQRPVKMDIHWEPVSQLCSPCVFGYNFVGRFESLQEEASFLLRSIGAPRNLTFPNFKDRNPGAERTSPSITQRYFAQLSAAERQRVFDFYYMDYLMFNYSKPFDDLH